The nucleotide sequence CCATAATCTCTCCTGGATCGATAGTGCGTGCATGATCAGCCCAGAACTGCGCCTTTGACAGAACTGGAAGCGGACGGGACCTGCGGGGCTGCACCGAAGGCAGCCGGGGAGCCCGATCGGGGACCCCGCGAGAGTCAGTTGCAAACCGGAGTTCTCCGGATCTGCAGGGCCAACCAGGCCCCGGCTGGTGTGATGCCAGTCACGTTTGCTCGTGGCAGAAACTCTGACATGAACGAATGTATTAGTCAACCGTCCAAGTTCAGTTCTTTTGGGATTCCCGGGAAGTCAATGTGCAGTCCATGTCACTTATCTGGAACCGTTGACTAGGACTGCCGTCCGTGTCAGAGTGTTCCGCAGCGTGGTGATCTAGATCACAGCTGCGCTTCTCGTGCGATTCACCGCCCCGTGCAAAATCCCCATTCCGAGAAAACGGGTAAAGACAATGACGACAACCACCCCTCAACTCGCGACACTTACGACCGGTGCCCCAATCGATTTCTGGCCGGCGGAGTCCATGACGGTCATGAGAGCCGAATGGCCGCGGTTGCGCTGCAGGTTCATCAACTCCAAGCCTGTAGGCCGGTGGAGCGAGTTCATCCTCTCGGAGTGGGAGCTGGAGGCGTGTGGCTGGGAGGACTTTCATCCCCACACCGAGACGAACTTCGTCCTGGAAGGCGAACTCCACATCCAGAGTGAAGGCAAGACGGTCATCCTGAAGCCGGGCGACGCGGCGCGTGTTAATTCAGGACAACTGGGGCGGTACTGGGCGCCCGTCTACGCCCGGATGGTTACCACGTACGGCCCGAACCCGGAAGGTGCAGAGTCGCACTCCTTCCGGTACTTCGAAATCTAGTTCGGCACTCCTGCACATGCAGTTGGGGCTGCAATGTGCAAGGCGGTTTTCTGCATCTTTTACATCCAGCAATAGCTGCCGCCGACTGCCATTCTTCTTGAATCAAAACCACCCCCATTGATTCTGCGGGGCCAGTTGCAATCCTGCCTTACCCACTGTCTGCAGGCGCTATGGCTCTTTTCGCTGCCACTTTATCTTTTCAAGAATTAATTTCACGCAACTAAAAGACCGGACGGCTTCAGTCGTCTAAGGGAGACTGTTATGAGTAAAAATCTTTCGGATGGTGTTGGTTACCTGGAAAGGTCGATTGACTGGAAGCAGGGCCTGGCCATCGCTCTGGGTGTGCCTTTGCTGATTCTGCCCTCTTTGGGCTACCTGCCGATGTATCTGTCGGCCGCAGCCATCCTCATCTGGGGGCTGTCCGTCATTCAGGGCTTCTTTCAGAACGCGGCGTACGCTGAAATGGCCACCACCTTTCCCAAGGCCTCCGGTCTGCCGGGTTTCGCGCAGCAAATATTCCGCACCGAGAACTACAAGGGCAAGTATGACAAGGGCAAGCTGATCGGGGGCTTCAGCGCCTGGAGCTACTGGTTCGCCTGGAACCCGGTCCTCGCGATTTTCGCCATCCTGGTCGGCGGTTACCTGCACGGGCTCTTCCCGGCACTCGGGCAGACCTTCAGCGAGTACCAGCTTTCACTCATCTCGGGTCTGGTGATCTTCACGGGACTCTTCATCATCAACTGGTTCGGACTCAAGGAAGGCGCCATCCTGGGCTACGTCCTGGCGGCTTTTTCCCTCATCCCGCTGGTGGTCCTGACCGCGGCACCTTTTGCCACCGGACACGTCGAGCTGGCCAATATCACCGGCAACTGGCTGCCGGCCGACTGGTCCTGGGACGCGCACCACATCCTGATCCTCTTCGGCATCTTCGCAATCGCGCAGTGGAGTGCCTGCGGCTGGGAAACGGCAGCAATCTACGGCCCTGAATACAAAAACCCCGCCAAGGATATCCCCAAGGCACTGTTTGCGTGCGGCATCATCTGCCTTTTCTCGTATGTACTCGTGCAAACTGCAGTGATCGGCGTGCTGGGTGTTGACGGTGTGGCGGCCGAAGCTGTGTCACCGCTGATTCCGGTCGCCCAGGCTACCTTTGGCCAAGCCGGCTCCGTCGTCACCATCATCATGCTGATCGCCGCCATGATCCTGATCATCCAAACGGCCTACCTCGGTTCCTCCCGTGCCCTGCACTCGATGTCGACCGAAGGCAACCTGCCCAGGTATCTCGGCCCTTCGCAGATGAGCGTGGTTAGGGCGGTCTGAGACTTCCGCCGCGGCGTTGGACGTTTTCCGGTACGGCGTGGTGCGGCAGGAAAGAGGTCAGGGCCTCTTTGAATTGGTTGCGACCAAGCAAACCAATACCCAAAAGAGACCCTGACATGAATAACTCTATGTCTTGTTCCCACGGCCGGTGGTGCACGCGCGCGGATACGCTGCTCGGTGTTGAGGGCATCCACATCAGCTCTGTCACGGCGACCGGGGCCGGCCTCGTTCTGGGCGTCGAGACCGGGGAAGACGTCACCGGTTGTCCGGACTGCGGCGTCGTTGCCGTGGGCCACGGCCGCCGGCCGGTCCGGCTCCACGACATCCCGTGTTTCGGCCGGCCGGTGCGGCTGCTCTGGGCGAAGCGCGTCTGGCGATGCCCGGACCCTGACTGCCCCAGAACGACGTTCACCGAGGAGCATCCAATGGCGGTATCCCGAGCGAAACTCACGACCAGGGCAGTCGGGTGGGCGACCGATGCGCTGCAGCGTTTCGACACCTCGGTTTCCGCTCTGGCCCATCAGCTCGGCGTTTCGTGGCACACCATCTGGGACGCTGTCCGAGTGGAAGCCTCCCGCCGGATCGCAGCGACGGACCGGCTGACAGGGGTGGACGCGCTCGGGGTTGATGAGCACGTCTGGTCCCACATCGGCCCACCGGGATCCGGCATGGTCACCGGGATCGTGGACCACACGCGCGACGCCCACGGTGTGGTGCACGCCAGGTTGCTGGACCTTGTCCCGGGCCGGTCCGGGAAGGCCTACGCCGACTGGCTCAAAGAGCGCGGGACCGGGTTCACCGCCGGAATCAAAACGGCTGCGCTGGATCCCTTCCGCGGCTACGCCAACGCGATCCGCGACGAGCTGCCCGAAGCCATCACCGTCCTGGATGCCTTCCATGTCGTGAAGTTAGGCTCAGCCATGGTCGATGAGGTCCGCCGCCGGGTCCAGCAGGACACCCTCGGGCACCGCGGCCGCAAGGGCGATCCGCTCTACGGCATCCGCCGGACCTTGCAGATCGGGGCCGAACACCTCACCGACAAACAGGCCGCCCGGCTCGACGCGAAGCTCACCCTCGGGGACCCGGACCACGAAGTCAGCCTGGCCTGGCAGTGCTACCAGAAGCTCCGAAACATCTACCACGCCAGACCGGAGAAGGGCCGCCAACTCGTCAGCGAGGTGATGGCCCAATTCCCGACCTGCCCGATCCCGGAAGTCGCCCGGCTCGGCAGGACACTCAAACAATGGAAGGCAGCGATCCTGGCCTACTTCGACACCTTCGGCGCCTCCAACGGCCCCACCGAAGCGATCAATGGGGTCATCGAAACCACCCGCAGAATAGCCCGCGGCTTCCGCAACTTCACCAACTACAGACTCCGATGCCTACTCGCAGCCGGCGGCCACCGCCCCTACCGAATCAACCAGACAAACCATGCCTAAATGCGAAGGGCCGGTATCTCGGCAAAACAAATCGCCATGGAACCCCGTTCATTGCCCTGCTCGTTACCGCGGCATTCAACATGGTGCTAATTTCCACGGGGTCCCTCGCCGCCATCCTTGCAGCTGCCGCGATCGGCTACACCTGCGCCAACGGCATCAGCCTGTTCGCCTACGTCAGGGCCAGGAAGCACCCGGCCCTCGCCCAATTGGAACGGCCC is from Arthrobacter sp. QXT-31 and encodes:
- a CDS encoding ISL3 family transposase — translated: MNNSMSCSHGRWCTRADTLLGVEGIHISSVTATGAGLVLGVETGEDVTGCPDCGVVAVGHGRRPVRLHDIPCFGRPVRLLWAKRVWRCPDPDCPRTTFTEEHPMAVSRAKLTTRAVGWATDALQRFDTSVSALAHQLGVSWHTIWDAVRVEASRRIAATDRLTGVDALGVDEHVWSHIGPPGSGMVTGIVDHTRDAHGVVHARLLDLVPGRSGKAYADWLKERGTGFTAGIKTAALDPFRGYANAIRDELPEAITVLDAFHVVKLGSAMVDEVRRRVQQDTLGHRGRKGDPLYGIRRTLQIGAEHLTDKQAARLDAKLTLGDPDHEVSLAWQCYQKLRNIYHARPEKGRQLVSEVMAQFPTCPIPEVARLGRTLKQWKAAILAYFDTFGASNGPTEAINGVIETTRRIARGFRNFTNYRLRCLLAAGGHRPYRINQTNHA
- a CDS encoding amino acid permease is translated as MPTRSRRPPPLPNQPDKPCLNAKGRYLGKTNRHGTPFIALLVTAAFNMVLISTGSLAAILAAAAIGYTCANGISLFAYVRARKHPALAQLERPFKAPRGWKHVAMLFGLFNLPLCLVGVVYLNSLEIGWTSTWLGFIVLSLYIPIWLYSQHETRRRNNRELPTTIPSNSKPDDDAADLEKVPSL
- a CDS encoding APC family permease; the encoded protein is MSKNLSDGVGYLERSIDWKQGLAIALGVPLLILPSLGYLPMYLSAAAILIWGLSVIQGFFQNAAYAEMATTFPKASGLPGFAQQIFRTENYKGKYDKGKLIGGFSAWSYWFAWNPVLAIFAILVGGYLHGLFPALGQTFSEYQLSLISGLVIFTGLFIINWFGLKEGAILGYVLAAFSLIPLVVLTAAPFATGHVELANITGNWLPADWSWDAHHILILFGIFAIAQWSACGWETAAIYGPEYKNPAKDIPKALFACGIICLFSYVLVQTAVIGVLGVDGVAAEAVSPLIPVAQATFGQAGSVVTIIMLIAAMILIIQTAYLGSSRALHSMSTEGNLPRYLGPSQMSVVRAV
- a CDS encoding cupin domain-containing protein, giving the protein MTVMRAEWPRLRCRFINSKPVGRWSEFILSEWELEACGWEDFHPHTETNFVLEGELHIQSEGKTVILKPGDAARVNSGQLGRYWAPVYARMVTTYGPNPEGAESHSFRYFEI